One window from the genome of Bacillus tianshenii encodes:
- a CDS encoding SCO family protein, which yields MLSACGSSKLENANNWPVEDFTYTNQAGKSVSLEDLKGTVWVADFIFTNCDTVCPPMTANMAKLQEKLKEEGLEDVRIVSFSVDPENDTPKALTEFGNKFGADYSNWDFLTGYTLDEVKDFARESFKTLVDKPESTDQVMHGTSFYLINQEGVVVRDYKGLEVPYDQIISDIKTISK from the coding sequence ATGTTAAGCGCTTGTGGAAGCAGTAAGCTTGAAAATGCAAACAACTGGCCTGTCGAAGATTTTACATATACGAATCAAGCTGGGAAATCTGTTTCACTTGAAGATTTGAAAGGAACAGTCTGGGTTGCAGATTTTATTTTTACAAACTGTGATACGGTTTGCCCGCCAATGACCGCTAATATGGCAAAGCTTCAGGAGAAATTGAAAGAAGAAGGCTTGGAGGATGTTCGAATTGTGTCCTTTAGTGTGGATCCTGAAAATGACACACCAAAGGCGTTAACAGAATTCGGAAACAAATTCGGTGCAGACTATTCAAACTGGGATTTCCTCACAGGCTACACATTAGATGAAGTGAAAGATTTCGCTCGTGAATCTTTCAAAACATTAGTAGATAAGCCTGAAAGCACTGACCAAGTCATGCACGGCACAAGCTTCTACTTAATCAACCAAGAAGGCGTCGTCGTGCGTGACTACAAAGGGCTTGAAGTCCCATACGACCAAATTATTTCCGATATTAAAACAATTTCGAAGTAA
- a CDS encoding PCYCGC motif-containing (lipo)protein — protein sequence MAGCSSNTTQPVEKEKPEETAKPEPLTYDMAADTFPPVVMENAGANVLEAYRFAAHHPEVLDYMPCYCGCYEEAGHENNTHCFIDSVEGDVAYLDKMGFGUGICVNIAREAKSEWEKGTDLKTIREQIDEKYGATGMESTPTPKPES from the coding sequence ATGGCAGGCTGCAGTTCAAATACAACCCAGCCTGTAGAGAAGGAGAAGCCAGAAGAAACAGCGAAGCCGGAGCCATTGACCTATGATATGGCAGCAGATACATTTCCACCTGTTGTGATGGAGAATGCAGGGGCAAATGTACTTGAAGCGTACCGTTTTGCAGCACATCATCCAGAAGTGCTTGATTATATGCCATGTTACTGCGGGTGCTATGAAGAGGCAGGACACGAGAACAATACCCACTGTTTCATTGATTCTGTTGAAGGAGATGTCGCCTATCTCGATAAGATGGGCTTTGGCTGAGGCATCTGTGTAAATATCGCCCGTGAGGCGAAATCAGAATGGGAAAAAGGAACAGATTTGAAAACAATTCGTGAGCAAATTGACGAGAAATACGGCGCCACAGGCATGGAATCTACACCAACGCCGAAGCCAGAATCATAA
- a CDS encoding Ppx/GppA family phosphatase has translation MGKTYGVIDIGSNTIRFAIYTHESAGRFREIDNIKTVARLRNYLDEEENLSEEGIQVLLNTLQSYQDIADYHGITHVKGAATATIRRAKNQAEILRRMNEMTSFTINVFSEYEEAYYGYLAVMNSIAIEDGLTIDIGGGSTEVTLFKGRELLQYHSFPFGALSLKRRFVSGEVPTKQERENISAFLKEQFNSLEWLRNQSLPVVGIGGSARNTAQVHQAMVSYPVGGLHQYEMKQADIQSVLTHLKDQDIEKMKKVDGLSEDRADIIVPAVQVFQQFTAIVGAPTFILSRKGLRDGIFYEELMRPHGVKIFPNVLEESLFELTTEYNINTEHSLQISRLAQTMMIQLESLGVMSFSEDEVTLLKRAASVFYLGDYIDSESGSQHTFYVLANRTIDGLTHLERLQLALTASFKSKSVFKQYAEPYCDWISKPEQKRLRVLGALLKTAASLNATKRNIVHDVKLEKKDDGLHFLVCHQRQVQAEKYQTNKQKKHLEKALKCPIHLHFELGR, from the coding sequence GTGGGAAAAACGTATGGAGTCATTGATATCGGTTCAAATACAATCCGGTTCGCCATTTATACACATGAAAGTGCGGGCCGATTTCGTGAAATTGATAACATTAAGACAGTCGCCCGCTTGCGTAATTATTTAGATGAGGAAGAAAATTTGTCTGAAGAAGGGATTCAAGTACTGCTGAACACATTGCAAAGCTATCAAGATATTGCTGATTATCATGGCATTACACATGTGAAAGGAGCAGCTACGGCAACGATTCGACGAGCGAAAAATCAAGCAGAAATATTACGTCGAATGAATGAAATGACCTCCTTTACGATCAATGTCTTTTCAGAATATGAAGAGGCCTACTATGGCTATTTGGCAGTGATGAATTCCATCGCAATTGAAGACGGGTTAACAATTGATATCGGCGGTGGCAGTACAGAGGTAACGCTCTTTAAAGGCCGCGAATTACTTCAGTATCATAGCTTTCCATTTGGTGCTCTCTCATTAAAGCGGCGCTTTGTAAGTGGTGAAGTACCGACAAAACAAGAGCGTGAAAATATTTCAGCATTTTTGAAAGAGCAGTTCAACTCATTGGAATGGCTTCGCAATCAAAGCTTACCAGTCGTAGGTATTGGAGGAAGTGCACGGAACACAGCACAAGTGCATCAAGCGATGGTGAGCTACCCAGTCGGCGGGCTTCATCAATATGAAATGAAACAAGCAGATATTCAATCAGTACTTACGCATTTAAAGGATCAAGATATTGAAAAAATGAAAAAAGTAGATGGGTTAAGTGAGGACCGGGCTGATATTATCGTACCGGCTGTGCAAGTGTTTCAGCAGTTTACGGCGATTGTTGGTGCGCCGACGTTTATCTTAAGCCGAAAAGGACTGCGTGACGGTATCTTTTATGAGGAATTGATGCGTCCACATGGTGTGAAGATTTTTCCAAATGTCCTAGAAGAAAGCCTATTTGAGCTGACGACTGAATATAATATTAATACGGAGCATTCTCTGCAAATTTCACGGCTTGCGCAAACGATGATGATTCAGCTGGAGTCACTCGGTGTGATGTCGTTTAGCGAAGATGAGGTAACCTTGCTGAAGCGGGCCGCATCTGTGTTCTATCTTGGGGATTACATTGACTCGGAGTCAGGAAGTCAGCACACCTTCTATGTGCTTGCAAACCGGACGATCGATGGGCTGACGCATTTAGAGCGGTTACAGCTTGCGTTAACGGCTTCCTTTAAATCAAAATCTGTCTTCAAGCAATATGCTGAGCCTTATTGTGATTGGATTTCAAAGCCTGAACAAAAGAGGCTGCGCGTGCTCGGTGCGTTACTGAAAACAGCTGCAAGCTTGAATGCGACGAAACGGAACATTGTGCATGATGTGAAGCTAGAGAAAAAGGATGACGGTTTGCATTTTCTCGTTTGTCATCAACGGCAAGTGCAAGCAGAAAAATACCAAACAAACAAGCAAAAGAAACATTTAGAAAAGGCGCTTAAATGTCCAATCCATCTTCATTTTGAGCTGGGACGTTAA
- a CDS encoding RNA degradosome polyphosphate kinase yields MERNDAEVMELSNRAHYNNRELSWLAFNERVLQEAMDLNNPLAERFKFLAIFSSNLDEFFMVRVAGLKDQVKAGFNKPENKAGLTPKQQLSAISKMNHELVRQQYETYNNKLWPELEKENIFMLTVDDVNQTQYRFLEKRFNEQIFPVLTPMAIDAYRPFPMLLNKSLNLGIMLFDKEEEDEDQQRKFAIVQVPGVLDRYIELPTDGTVRQFIMLEDVIAHFIEPLFHGFEVKSVSKFRITRNADMTIHEEGARDLLKEIEKELKKRKWGAAVRLEICKGEMEPTLLRFLLSVLEIHEKDIYHIDGPLDLTFLFKFHKAISFNKEHLLFQNLIPQPPKDLVDAEDIFEVVSQKDVFLHHPYESFEAVVDFIADAAEDPHVLAIKQTLYRVSGDSPVIESLKKAAENGKQVTVLVELKARFDEENNVQWAKELEKSGCHVIYGMNYLKTHSKITLVVRKQGARIERFVHLGTGNYNDVTANFYTDMGIITSHHEFGEDATNFFNYLSGYMEKPTFHHLSVAPFDIRNDFIDLINKEIEYHKQHGNGHIIAKMNSLTDKSLIMKMYDASRAGVKIDLIVRGICCLRTGIEGVSENIRVRSIVGRFLEHSRIYYFYHNGSERLFLSSADMMTRNMIKRVEILFPIYDREIKARVKKIMNIMLEDNVKAREQGEHGMYHYVQRQPGEKRVNSQMVLYDMAYNVAEDEE; encoded by the coding sequence ATGGAAAGAAACGATGCAGAAGTAATGGAATTAAGCAACCGTGCCCACTACAATAACCGAGAGCTAAGCTGGCTTGCGTTCAATGAACGGGTTCTGCAAGAGGCGATGGATTTGAATAACCCGCTTGCTGAGCGGTTTAAGTTTTTAGCGATTTTCAGTTCAAATCTTGATGAGTTCTTCATGGTACGTGTGGCAGGGTTAAAGGATCAGGTGAAAGCCGGGTTCAATAAGCCTGAAAACAAAGCAGGACTAACACCGAAACAGCAGTTGTCGGCGATTTCAAAGATGAATCATGAGCTTGTGCGTCAGCAATATGAAACATACAACAACAAGCTGTGGCCTGAATTAGAAAAAGAAAATATTTTCATGCTTACGGTCGATGATGTGAATCAAACGCAGTATCGTTTTCTTGAAAAGCGTTTTAATGAGCAAATATTCCCAGTGTTAACGCCGATGGCGATTGATGCTTATCGACCTTTTCCGATGCTGTTGAATAAGAGCTTGAATCTCGGTATTATGCTGTTTGATAAAGAGGAAGAAGATGAAGACCAACAGCGCAAGTTTGCGATTGTACAAGTTCCAGGTGTATTAGACCGCTATATCGAGCTGCCGACAGACGGTACGGTACGTCAGTTTATTATGCTGGAGGATGTGATTGCGCATTTCATTGAACCGCTCTTCCATGGCTTTGAGGTGAAATCTGTCTCAAAATTCAGGATTACGAGAAATGCCGATATGACCATTCATGAAGAGGGAGCGCGTGACTTATTAAAGGAAATTGAAAAAGAATTGAAAAAGCGGAAGTGGGGGGCAGCCGTCCGTCTTGAAATATGTAAAGGTGAGATGGAACCGACACTTCTTCGTTTCTTGCTAAGTGTGCTTGAAATTCATGAAAAGGATATCTATCACATTGATGGACCGCTTGATTTAACGTTTTTATTTAAGTTCCATAAAGCGATCTCCTTCAACAAAGAGCATCTCTTATTCCAGAATTTAATTCCACAGCCGCCGAAAGATTTGGTCGATGCAGAAGATATTTTCGAAGTAGTTTCGCAAAAGGATGTGTTCTTGCATCATCCATATGAATCATTTGAAGCGGTTGTTGACTTTATCGCTGATGCAGCGGAAGACCCGCACGTCTTGGCAATTAAGCAGACGCTTTACCGTGTCAGCGGCGACTCACCTGTCATTGAATCATTGAAGAAAGCGGCCGAGAATGGCAAGCAGGTGACCGTACTTGTCGAGCTGAAGGCGCGCTTTGATGAAGAAAATAATGTGCAATGGGCGAAAGAGCTTGAGAAGTCAGGCTGTCACGTCATTTATGGAATGAACTACTTAAAGACACATAGTAAAATCACGCTCGTTGTCCGCAAGCAAGGGGCCCGAATCGAACGGTTTGTCCATCTTGGCACAGGCAACTATAACGACGTAACAGCTAATTTTTATACGGATATGGGCATTATTACGTCACATCACGAATTTGGCGAGGATGCGACGAATTTCTTCAATTACTTAAGCGGTTATATGGAGAAGCCAACCTTCCATCATCTGTCTGTTGCACCGTTTGATATTCGCAATGATTTCATTGACTTAATCAATAAAGAAATTGAGTATCATAAGCAGCACGGCAACGGCCACATTATTGCAAAAATGAACTCACTAACGGACAAAAGTTTAATTATGAAAATGTATGATGCCTCTCGCGCAGGGGTAAAGATCGACTTAATTGTCCGAGGAATTTGCTGCTTGCGAACAGGTATTGAAGGGGTAAGTGAAAACATCCGTGTTCGCAGTATCGTAGGGCGATTCCTTGAGCATAGCCGCATCTATTATTTCTATCATAACGGCAGCGAACGCCTCTTCTTATCGTCTGCGGATATGATGACCCGGAATATGATCAAGCGTGTAGAGATTTTATTCCCAATCTATGACCGTGAGATTAAAGCAAGAGTCAAAAAGATTATGAACATTATGCTTGAAGATAACGTCAAAGCCCGTGAGCAAGGCGAGCATGGCATGTATCATTATGTCCAGCGTCAGCCTGGTGAAAAACGTGTAAACAGTCAAATGGTGCTCTATGATATGGCATATAATGTAGCTGAAGATGAGGAATAA
- a CDS encoding penicillin-binding protein: protein MYYNQPYQHGHLQHGHDSRFIGGGFGFGFVPFLAGLAVSPLLFGPRPFPYYYPPYPYYGPRPFGPYPYGPGPYGPYYRR from the coding sequence GTGTACTATAACCAGCCTTATCAACATGGACACTTACAACACGGCCATGACAGCAGGTTCATTGGGGGAGGTTTCGGTTTCGGGTTCGTTCCATTCCTTGCAGGGCTCGCCGTCAGTCCGCTCTTATTCGGGCCGCGTCCTTTCCCATACTATTATCCACCGTACCCTTATTACGGTCCACGCCCGTTCGGACCATACCCTTACGGACCCGGACCTTATGGGCCTTATTATCGCCGTTAA
- a CDS encoding CrcB family protein, which yields MTDNMKASLAVAIGGAAGALLRSGVNSFFITSEFPAATLIENIIGSFLLGLLTGWVLQRKVAVWLKAGIGTGFCGGFTTMSTFAADSFFLWQTSSTATLLYIGASLFGGLLAAFVGVVLVTEVFKKRGEVL from the coding sequence ATGACAGACAACATGAAAGCAAGCTTAGCTGTCGCAATAGGCGGAGCGGCTGGGGCGTTGCTTCGTTCAGGTGTGAATAGTTTTTTTATTACGTCAGAATTTCCAGCCGCTACATTAATCGAAAATATTATTGGTAGCTTTCTGCTCGGTCTATTGACTGGCTGGGTATTACAGCGAAAAGTAGCTGTTTGGCTAAAAGCTGGTATCGGCACAGGGTTTTGCGGAGGATTTACAACAATGTCAACGTTTGCTGCTGATAGCTTCTTTCTTTGGCAGACCTCCTCAACTGCAACACTTCTTTATATAGGGGCAAGCTTGTTTGGCGGATTGCTTGCTGCGTTTGTTGGCGTGGTGCTGGTAACAGAAGTGTTTAAGAAGAGGGGAGAGGTGTTATGA
- the crcB gene encoding fluoride efflux transporter CrcB, translating into MSGLLIALGGALGAWARFQIGAALSERIRHFPLAMVVVNLLGAFGLGIFMGGYVMTLTEQPSFDGLYQFLVLGFFGAFTTFSTFSIEAIDLLKAKKFTEASAYIIGTAAGSMLLFALGVLFMSL; encoded by the coding sequence ATGAGTGGATTGCTGATTGCACTTGGCGGCGCACTTGGCGCGTGGGCTCGCTTTCAAATCGGTGCAGCCCTTTCAGAACGAATTCGCCACTTTCCGCTTGCCATGGTCGTTGTCAACCTACTCGGTGCGTTCGGACTAGGCATTTTTATGGGCGGCTATGTGATGACATTAACTGAACAGCCGTCATTTGATGGATTGTACCAATTTCTCGTCCTCGGCTTCTTCGGCGCCTTTACAACCTTTTCAACCTTTTCAATCGAAGCCATTGACTTACTAAAAGCAAAAAAATTCACAGAAGCCTCCGCCTACATCATCGGCACCGCCGCCGGCAGCATGCTCCTCTTCGCCCTAGGCGTACTATTCATGAGTTTATAA
- a CDS encoding methyl-accepting chemotaxis protein yields MRLGAKINVLIISMMIALAGTLFFIVNNQIKHGIKEAAVQKANGDLAMSYAYLDEKYPGDWRIKGDELFKGDTRMNENFELVDRIGELTNDTVTIFMHDTRVATNVMKDGKRAVGTVVSDEVKQTVIEQGKVFQGEADVVGHTYQTAYMPIRDANDEVIGIWYVGASQDLIQETVSTVLWRFSIGLVIVISLALAVSFWFTQRIRLRLQTLTTALKKAGEGDFTYSEEDHSKDEIVMLVRSYNGMKHNLMSLIRNAQTISEQVASSSAEWKESAQQTLVASDQISHSIQELASGTDEQVSRSKASAKITSTITDHIHDMTDQLTKVATDAEQTALTSSEGNDTAKLAVKQMNVIQTKTEHMYTVIQHLNEKSSEIGNIISMISDIADQTNLLALNAAIEAARAGENGKGFAVVAEEVRKLAEQSGQSTAKISELIGQIQEQTAQAVDSMKDGSEAITNGITSVQDADGYFESIHRSITSSAQELHAVSEKMKSLLNKTNELVQSSDYVLEDAEEAASHAEVVTSSVEEQHASMEEIFASSEELARMANELKDATRVFKF; encoded by the coding sequence ATGAGGCTTGGAGCTAAGATAAATGTCCTTATCATTAGCATGATGATTGCTCTTGCTGGGACACTCTTTTTTATTGTAAACAATCAAATTAAGCATGGCATTAAAGAAGCAGCTGTTCAGAAAGCCAATGGCGATCTTGCTATGAGCTACGCCTACTTGGATGAGAAATATCCTGGTGATTGGCGGATTAAAGGTGACGAGTTATTTAAAGGCGATACACGAATGAATGAGAACTTTGAGCTTGTTGACCGGATTGGCGAATTGACAAATGATACGGTGACGATTTTCATGCATGACACGCGCGTTGCGACAAATGTTATGAAAGATGGAAAACGAGCCGTCGGGACAGTTGTTTCTGATGAGGTGAAGCAAACAGTCATCGAACAAGGAAAAGTGTTTCAAGGTGAAGCAGATGTTGTCGGCCACACCTATCAAACAGCCTACATGCCGATTCGTGATGCAAATGATGAAGTAATCGGTATTTGGTATGTTGGTGCTTCGCAAGATTTAATCCAAGAGACGGTGTCAACAGTTCTATGGCGCTTTTCAATCGGATTGGTCATCGTTATCAGTCTTGCATTAGCTGTCTCATTTTGGTTTACCCAGCGTATCCGATTACGCCTTCAGACCTTAACAACCGCTTTGAAGAAAGCAGGCGAAGGTGATTTTACATATAGTGAAGAAGACCATTCAAAGGACGAAATTGTAATGCTTGTCCGAAGCTATAATGGTATGAAGCATAATTTAATGAGCTTAATTCGAAACGCCCAAACGATTTCCGAACAAGTCGCTTCCTCATCGGCTGAATGGAAAGAAAGCGCTCAACAAACGCTAGTTGCAAGCGATCAAATCAGTCATTCCATCCAAGAACTTGCTTCAGGTACTGATGAGCAGGTTTCACGCTCGAAAGCATCTGCCAAAATCACCTCTACGATTACTGACCATATCCATGACATGACTGACCAGCTGACAAAGGTTGCAACAGACGCTGAACAAACCGCGCTCACGTCTTCAGAAGGAAACGACACAGCAAAGCTTGCGGTCAAGCAAATGAATGTCATTCAAACAAAAACAGAGCATATGTATACCGTCATTCAGCATTTAAATGAAAAATCATCCGAAATCGGTAATATCATTTCAATGATCTCAGACATTGCCGACCAAACAAACTTGCTGGCATTAAATGCTGCAATTGAAGCAGCCAGAGCTGGGGAAAATGGGAAAGGCTTCGCCGTCGTTGCCGAGGAAGTACGCAAGCTTGCTGAGCAATCAGGCCAATCCACAGCAAAGATCTCAGAGCTCATCGGACAAATTCAAGAACAAACTGCCCAAGCCGTTGATTCGATGAAGGATGGTTCAGAAGCAATTACAAATGGCATAACGAGCGTTCAAGATGCAGATGGATACTTTGAAAGCATCCACCGCTCCATCACCTCGTCTGCCCAGGAGCTTCACGCTGTTTCAGAAAAGATGAAATCATTACTTAATAAGACAAATGAGCTCGTTCAATCATCTGACTATGTCCTCGAAGATGCTGAAGAAGCCGCTTCACATGCAGAAGTCGTCACCTCTTCAGTCGAAGAACAGCACGCATCCATGGAAGAAATCTTCGCCTCCAGCGAAGAACTAGCAAGAATGGCAAATGAATTAAAGGATGCAACACGTGTGTTTAAATTTTAA
- a CDS encoding EAL domain-containing protein — MERLKEMLMSESNDYFDHADLERVLYRIVFNSVKDLIYLMKVEEGPAFQYIAVNEAAVQNGKLGEQYLGKYIHEALDEALADHLQTQYERVLRTKKSCTYQDQVQLTNGKVIYGESILTPILDKEGVVRYIVSVTRDITETILEKEEIKMNEQRYRSLFEHNMDAIFSLDIRGRFLSANPSTYDTTGYMEKELLKRPIQSLVYDNDQASFERIFRKTLGGNKEKLTCRLIHKRGYLRYVHMRTVPIVINEEISGVYIIVRDITERRNNEMKIERFAYFDDLTGLLNRTSLKRDLTEAVKKGNKLEQQFALMYLDLDRFKMLNDTMGHNIGDLLLRKVADRILEVVKNSSSVFRQGGDEFIILLRGADRNKASETAEKLVEAFHKPFQLRGQDFYISPSIGISLFPTDGKCEEDLIQSADTALFQVKQSGKNHYRFYSQDMYKGTPRTLVLETGLRQAIQMNELKLYYQPQIDISTGEVHSFEALLRWINPKLGFISPGEFIPLAEETGLIIPIGKWVIEETCRQQREWLDAGYEPVTIGLNLSTRQFQQVDLVEVIDEAIKTYNIKPCYLDIEITEGAMQDAREAVFILNQLKELGVQISIDDFGTGYSSLSHLKRFPIDTLKIDKSFVQDVLTDEDSAAIVTTILHMAKSLGMQVVAEGVETSEQVQFLKQKECEKAQGFFYSKPVPPEEIEQHFLRKNE; from the coding sequence ATGGAACGATTAAAAGAGATGTTAATGAGTGAGTCTAACGACTACTTCGATCATGCAGATTTAGAACGCGTGCTTTATCGAATCGTTTTTAATAGTGTTAAAGACTTAATTTATTTAATGAAAGTTGAAGAAGGACCTGCTTTTCAATATATCGCTGTGAATGAAGCAGCTGTACAAAATGGAAAGCTTGGCGAGCAATACCTCGGAAAATATATTCACGAAGCATTAGATGAAGCGCTTGCTGATCATTTGCAGACGCAATATGAGCGTGTACTTCGAACAAAGAAGTCGTGTACCTATCAAGACCAAGTACAGCTGACAAACGGTAAAGTCATTTATGGAGAATCGATTTTGACGCCTATCTTAGATAAAGAAGGTGTGGTCAGATATATTGTTTCCGTGACAAGAGACATAACCGAGACGATTTTGGAAAAAGAAGAAATTAAAATGAATGAACAGCGCTACCGTTCACTTTTTGAGCATAATATGGATGCAATTTTTTCTTTAGATATTCGAGGCCGCTTCTTAAGTGCCAATCCGTCTACATATGATACGACGGGTTATATGGAAAAAGAGCTATTGAAGCGCCCAATTCAGAGCTTAGTGTATGACAATGACCAGGCAAGCTTTGAACGAATTTTTCGCAAAACACTTGGGGGCAATAAGGAAAAGTTAACGTGTCGGCTCATTCATAAGCGCGGCTACTTACGCTATGTGCATATGCGTACAGTTCCGATCGTAATTAATGAAGAGATCTCTGGTGTTTATATTATTGTGCGTGATATCACAGAGCGTCGTAATAATGAAATGAAGATTGAACGCTTTGCTTATTTTGATGACTTAACAGGGCTATTAAATCGTACCTCATTAAAACGAGACTTAACAGAAGCCGTGAAAAAAGGAAATAAGCTTGAACAACAATTTGCCCTCATGTATTTAGATTTGGACCGCTTTAAGATGCTTAATGATACGATGGGGCATAATATCGGTGATTTGCTGCTTCGCAAAGTGGCGGATCGCATCTTAGAAGTTGTGAAGAATTCTTCTTCTGTATTCAGGCAAGGCGGCGATGAATTTATTATTCTACTACGAGGCGCGGACCGAAACAAAGCTTCTGAGACAGCTGAAAAGCTTGTGGAAGCCTTTCATAAGCCGTTTCAACTGAGAGGGCAAGACTTCTACATTTCACCAAGCATCGGTATCAGCTTATTTCCGACTGATGGAAAATGTGAAGAAGACTTAATTCAAAGCGCGGACACAGCCCTTTTCCAAGTGAAACAGAGCGGAAAGAATCATTATCGCTTTTACTCACAGGATATGTATAAAGGCACACCAAGGACATTAGTGCTTGAAACAGGTCTGCGACAAGCAATTCAAATGAATGAATTAAAGCTGTACTATCAGCCGCAGATTGATATTTCAACTGGCGAGGTTCATAGCTTTGAAGCATTATTGCGTTGGATTAACCCTAAGCTCGGCTTTATTTCACCAGGGGAGTTCATTCCGCTTGCAGAAGAAACAGGATTAATTATTCCGATTGGTAAATGGGTAATCGAAGAAACATGCCGGCAGCAAAGAGAATGGCTTGATGCAGGCTATGAACCTGTCACAATTGGTTTAAATCTATCGACAAGACAGTTTCAGCAAGTTGATCTCGTCGAAGTGATTGATGAGGCCATTAAGACGTATAATATTAAACCGTGTTACTTAGATATTGAAATTACAGAAGGTGCGATGCAGGATGCACGTGAAGCTGTTTTTATCTTAAATCAGCTGAAGGAGCTTGGTGTCCAGATTTCAATTGATGATTTCGGTACAGGTTATTCGTCCTTATCACACTTGAAACGGTTTCCAATTGATACATTGAAAATCGACAAGTCATTTGTGCAAGACGTGCTGACAGATGAAGATAGTGCGGCGATTGTTACGACGATTCTTCATATGGCAAAGAGCTTAGGCATGCAAGTTGTCGCGGAAGGTGTCGAAACAAGCGAGCAGGTTCAATTTCTAAAGCAAAAGGAATGTGAAAAAGCGCAAGGCTTCTTCTACAGCAAGCCAGTCCCGCCTGAAGAAATTGAACAGCACTTTTTAAGAAAGAATGAATGA
- a CDS encoding metallophosphoesterase, with the protein MKRRTFLKRSLLVVLNAILLSGGTYIYARYIEPRLMRVTKTTIEAAEIPESFDGLRILQFSDTHIGHHYSLEQFKQLIKKINAEACDLVLFTGDLVDEPNKYPHLKEIIPLLSSVRAQLGKYAIFGNHDHGGYGTDAIKTILERSDFQLLMNERADITNSYGDRIVLAGLDDILLGKPDPAKALNGVTDDDFAILLAHEPDIFTKLGDYPFHVQISGHSHGGQVQVPFLGPLYTPPGAKDFYEGWYDHETADKRLYVNRGLGTTREPYRFFSVPEMTVFTLKKIQKP; encoded by the coding sequence ATGAAACGACGAACTTTTTTGAAACGTTCTTTGCTAGTCGTATTAAATGCAATTCTGCTTTCAGGCGGAACATACATTTATGCGCGCTATATTGAACCACGCTTAATGCGGGTAACAAAAACAACAATTGAAGCAGCTGAAATTCCAGAATCGTTTGACGGACTGCGAATCCTGCAATTTAGTGATACGCATATCGGGCATCATTATTCACTCGAACAATTCAAACAGCTCATTAAAAAAATCAATGCCGAAGCCTGCGACCTCGTTCTTTTTACTGGTGATTTAGTGGATGAACCAAACAAGTATCCTCATTTGAAGGAAATCATCCCGCTTCTTTCATCGGTACGCGCTCAGCTTGGGAAATATGCAATCTTTGGCAATCATGACCACGGCGGCTACGGAACTGACGCCATTAAAACAATTTTAGAACGAAGTGACTTTCAGCTTTTGATGAACGAACGGGCAGACATTACAAATTCATACGGCGACCGCATTGTCTTAGCAGGACTTGATGACATCTTACTTGGCAAGCCTGACCCTGCTAAAGCATTAAATGGCGTGACCGATGATGATTTTGCGATTTTATTAGCACATGAGCCTGATATTTTCACAAAACTCGGTGACTATCCGTTCCACGTACAAATTTCAGGTCACAGTCACGGCGGTCAAGTCCAAGTGCCGTTCTTAGGCCCACTCTATACCCCTCCAGGAGCGAAAGACTTCTATGAAGGCTGGTATGATCATGAAACGGCCGACAAACGACTGTATGTGAACCGCGGTCTCGGAACAACCCGTGAACCATACCGCTTCTTCTCAGTGCCTGAAATGACTGTTTTCACGTTAAAGAAGATCCAAAAACCGTAA